A genomic segment from Thermococcus sp. LS1 encodes:
- a CDS encoding sulfite exporter TauE/SafE family protein: MLKYLGYFAVGVFIGILAALFGLGGGFLIVPTLNLLGVEIHHAVGTSSAAVVFTSLSSAIAYSRQKRIHYKIGLLLASTAVIGAYIGAWMTSFISAGTLKVIFGATLIIVAIRIYRKKTAEPTEVRLEDVKVDYRLVPFGGFFAGIASGLLGVGGGIINVPFLTWLGLPIHYAVATSSFAIVFTAMAGTIKHYTLGNVELHWLVLLIPGLIVGAQLGARIAKRTKAKNLKNAFAVVMALLALRMILKGLGYPVP, from the coding sequence TTGCTCAAATATCTTGGCTATTTCGCGGTTGGTGTGTTCATTGGGATCCTCGCGGCCCTCTTCGGCCTCGGTGGGGGCTTTCTGATAGTGCCAACGCTTAACCTGCTTGGGGTTGAGATACACCACGCAGTGGGAACGTCCTCCGCTGCGGTTGTTTTTACCTCACTGAGCTCTGCCATCGCATACTCGAGGCAGAAGAGGATACACTACAAGATTGGCCTCCTGCTCGCTAGTACTGCAGTGATTGGAGCATACATTGGGGCCTGGATGACGAGCTTCATAAGCGCTGGAACGCTTAAGGTCATATTCGGTGCGACGCTCATCATAGTCGCAATCAGGATTTATCGCAAGAAAACGGCGGAGCCAACGGAGGTAAGGCTTGAAGACGTGAAGGTTGACTATAGACTCGTTCCGTTTGGAGGTTTCTTCGCCGGAATAGCAAGCGGCCTGCTCGGCGTTGGCGGAGGGATAATCAACGTGCCCTTCCTGACGTGGCTCGGTCTCCCTATACACTACGCGGTGGCCACTTCCAGCTTCGCCATAGTCTTCACCGCCATGGCTGGTACCATAAAGCACTACACCCTCGGAAACGTTGAGCTTCACTGGCTCGTTCTCCTCATTCCGGGCTTGATAGTCGGCGCCCAGCTCGGGGCAAGGATTGCCAAGAGAACCAAAGCAAAGAACCTGAAGAACGCCTTTGCGGTCGTCATGGCTCTGCTTGCCCTGAGGATGATTCTGAAGGGGCTGGGTTATCCTGTGCCGTGA
- a CDS encoding pyrolysin — MKRAVALLAVLMVALVPFAGTAGATTWSYENFIKQSIAWYYLYQSDEEKFNELYNLSVQANVSNETLQLAMELYTNATAEFEKALMYGIPDEGRSLRWVVFSVHIRKAYLYIEQAIELLEAVIENESA; from the coding sequence ATGAAGAGGGCCGTTGCACTCCTTGCGGTTTTGATGGTGGCACTTGTCCCATTCGCGGGAACCGCCGGTGCCACCACTTGGAGCTATGAGAACTTCATCAAGCAGTCCATCGCCTGGTACTACCTCTACCAGAGCGATGAGGAGAAGTTCAACGAGCTCTACAACCTCAGCGTCCAGGCCAACGTCAGCAACGAGACACTCCAGCTTGCGATGGAGCTCTACACCAACGCCACCGCTGAGTTCGAGAAGGCGCTGATGTACGGCATTCCAGACGAGGGAAGGAGCCTGCGCTGGGTTGTCTTCAGCGTCCACATCAGGAAGGCCTACCTCTACATCGAGCAGGCCATCGAGCTCCTTGAAGCCGTCATCGAGAACGAGAGCGCCTGA
- the proS gene encoding proline--tRNA ligase, giving the protein MKVERKKWSEEFSEWYNELIETAGIQDKRYPVKGMNIWLPYGLKIMRNIEKFIHAEMERTGHDEVLFPALIPETEFQKEAEHIAGFEGEVFWVTHAGHDPLDIKLILRPTSETAMYSMFALWIRSHADLPFKVYQIVNTYRYETKHTRPLIRVREISRFFEAHTAHDSFEDAERQIKEDLEIFDNLAKFLAIPYIVSKRPDWDKFPGAYYSLGAEVMMPDGRTLQIGTMHNYRQNFAKAYEILYETETGDHEYVHQTTFGMSERLLAAVIAIHGDDRGMVLPPTIAPIQVVIVPIPKKDAEADVFAYAREIAEELRTAGLRVHVDERDIRPGRKFYDWELKGVPLRIEVGPRDVEGRKAVLARRDTLTKETVERDGIVEAVRRTLDEIHENLYKRAEEFLRTHIKRVDTIEEAKAVFDDRRGIVEIPWCGEEECGLKMEEELDAKMLGTPYPEEKAKEGIEGKKCPVCGREAKFIARFARTY; this is encoded by the coding sequence ATGAAGGTTGAGCGCAAGAAGTGGAGCGAGGAGTTCAGCGAGTGGTACAACGAGCTGATTGAAACTGCCGGGATACAGGACAAGCGCTACCCGGTCAAGGGAATGAACATCTGGCTCCCGTACGGGCTTAAAATAATGCGCAACATTGAGAAGTTCATACATGCCGAGATGGAAAGAACCGGCCACGATGAGGTTCTCTTCCCGGCACTCATCCCTGAAACCGAGTTCCAGAAGGAAGCAGAACACATAGCGGGCTTTGAAGGTGAGGTCTTCTGGGTCACCCACGCAGGTCACGATCCCCTCGACATCAAGCTTATCCTCAGGCCGACGAGCGAGACTGCAATGTACTCAATGTTCGCTCTCTGGATTCGCTCACATGCCGACCTTCCTTTCAAGGTCTATCAGATAGTTAACACTTACCGCTACGAGACCAAGCACACGAGGCCGCTCATACGTGTCAGGGAAATCAGCAGGTTCTTCGAGGCCCACACGGCTCACGACAGCTTTGAGGATGCCGAGAGGCAGATAAAGGAGGATCTTGAGATATTCGACAACCTCGCCAAGTTCCTTGCGATTCCTTACATCGTCTCCAAGAGGCCCGACTGGGACAAGTTCCCGGGAGCTTACTATTCCCTCGGTGCCGAAGTAATGATGCCCGACGGCAGGACGCTCCAGATAGGAACGATGCACAACTACAGGCAGAACTTCGCAAAGGCCTACGAGATACTCTATGAGACCGAAACCGGTGACCACGAATACGTCCACCAGACAACATTCGGAATGAGCGAGAGGCTTCTCGCAGCTGTTATAGCAATCCACGGCGACGACAGGGGAATGGTTCTGCCACCGACGATAGCGCCGATCCAGGTAGTCATAGTACCGATTCCAAAGAAAGACGCCGAGGCAGATGTATTCGCCTACGCTCGCGAGATTGCCGAGGAACTTAGAACGGCCGGCTTGAGGGTGCATGTAGACGAGCGCGACATAAGGCCTGGCAGGAAGTTCTACGACTGGGAGCTCAAGGGCGTACCGCTTAGAATAGAGGTCGGCCCGAGAGACGTCGAAGGAAGGAAAGCAGTTCTGGCGAGACGTGACACGCTCACGAAGGAGACCGTTGAGAGAGATGGAATAGTCGAGGCTGTCAGGAGGACCCTTGACGAAATCCACGAGAACCTCTACAAGAGGGCTGAGGAGTTCCTCAGGACCCACATCAAGCGCGTTGACACCATCGAGGAGGCCAAGGCTGTCTTTGATGACAGGCGCGGAATAGTCGAGATTCCCTGGTGTGGCGAGGAGGAGTGCGGCCTGAAGATGGAGGAAGAGCTTGACGCCAAGATGCTCGGAACGCCCTATCCTGAGGAGAAGGCCAAGGAAGGCATCGAGGGTAAGAAGTGCCCCGTCTGCGGAAGAGAAGCCAAGTTCATTGCCAGGTTTGCCAGAACATACTGA
- a CDS encoding M42 family metallopeptidase, with protein sequence MLVEELREITAIPGISGYEENVREKLMEWLEPYADCTVDTIGNLIVELGEGDLKAIFMAHMDEIGLLITGITPDGKLRFRKIGGIDDRLLYGRHVDVITESGKLDGVIGALPVHLNLERKFDTVPWNRLTIDIGAESKEEALDMGVKVLDYAVFKKHFAVLSNRYVSTRSLDDRFGVVALVEAIKDLVDHDLNGRFIFAFTVQEEIGLKGAKFLAEHYSPKYAFAIDSFACCSELTGDVKLGGGALIRAVDNSAIYTRRLARKVWEIAEKNDIPIQIGVTGGGTDASVFQSKSEVLALSVPIKYLHSEVETLHLEDLEALIKLIEAIAFEL encoded by the coding sequence ATGCTCGTTGAAGAGCTGAGGGAAATAACCGCCATACCCGGTATTTCCGGCTACGAGGAGAATGTTAGGGAGAAGCTCATGGAATGGCTTGAGCCCTACGCGGACTGCACTGTGGACACTATCGGAAACCTCATCGTAGAGCTGGGCGAGGGTGATCTCAAGGCCATCTTTATGGCCCACATGGACGAGATTGGGCTTCTGATTACGGGCATAACCCCCGATGGAAAGCTCCGCTTCAGGAAAATCGGTGGAATAGACGACCGCCTCCTCTACGGCAGGCACGTGGATGTAATCACCGAGAGCGGGAAGCTCGACGGCGTTATAGGAGCCTTGCCAGTCCACCTGAACCTTGAGAGGAAGTTCGATACGGTCCCATGGAACAGGCTCACCATTGACATCGGAGCGGAGAGCAAGGAGGAAGCCCTCGACATGGGAGTCAAGGTTCTGGACTATGCGGTCTTCAAGAAGCACTTCGCGGTGCTCAGCAACCGCTACGTCTCGACCCGCTCCTTGGACGACCGCTTCGGTGTGGTTGCCCTTGTCGAGGCTATTAAGGACCTCGTCGATCACGATCTGAACGGCCGCTTCATCTTTGCCTTCACCGTCCAGGAGGAGATAGGCCTCAAGGGAGCCAAGTTCCTCGCGGAGCACTACTCTCCAAAGTACGCATTCGCCATCGATTCCTTTGCCTGCTGCTCCGAGCTGACCGGAGATGTGAAGCTCGGTGGCGGGGCGCTCATAAGGGCCGTAGACAACTCAGCAATTTACACTCGCAGGCTCGCTAGGAAGGTCTGGGAAATAGCGGAGAAGAACGATATACCTATTCAGATAGGTGTAACGGGTGGAGGAACAGACGCTTCTGTCTTCCAGAGCAAGAGCGAGGTTTTGGCCCTGAGCGTGCCCATAAAGTACCTCCACAGCGAGGTCGAGACGCTCCACTTGGAAGACCTTGAGGCATTGATAAAGCTCATAGAGGCGATAGCTTTCGAGCTGTGA
- a CDS encoding 2-hydroxyacid dehydrogenase yields MRPKVAVLFKMKSKPLEELKKHADVELLLYPSVEELKEKIGEFDGIIVSPLNPIPREVIERAERLKVISCHSAGYDHVDVKAATERGIYVTKVSGVLSEAVAEFAVGLMIALLRKIAYTDRFIRAGKWESHTVIWSGFKDIETVYGKTVGILGMGAIGKAIARRVKALGTEVVYWSRSRKKDIEEEVNAKYLPLEEVLKSADIVVLALPATPETYHIINEERLKLMEGKYLVNIGRGSLVDEEALVKALKDGKLKGYATDVFEREPVTEHELFGMEWETVLTPHHAGLSREAMEDMGFRAVENLLTVLRGEVLGDLVNREVLKVRPIEEVKML; encoded by the coding sequence ATGAGGCCCAAGGTCGCGGTTCTTTTCAAGATGAAGAGCAAGCCTTTAGAGGAACTCAAAAAGCACGCAGACGTTGAGCTGCTCCTATATCCAAGTGTTGAGGAGCTCAAGGAGAAGATTGGGGAATTCGACGGGATAATTGTTTCCCCCTTAAACCCAATCCCGCGTGAAGTCATCGAGAGGGCCGAAAGGCTCAAAGTTATAAGCTGCCATTCCGCCGGCTACGACCACGTCGACGTGAAGGCCGCCACCGAGAGGGGAATATACGTCACAAAGGTTAGCGGTGTTCTAAGCGAGGCAGTCGCCGAGTTCGCCGTCGGGCTTATGATAGCCCTCCTCAGGAAGATAGCCTACACCGACAGGTTCATACGCGCTGGAAAGTGGGAGTCTCACACAGTAATATGGAGTGGCTTCAAGGACATTGAGACCGTTTACGGCAAAACCGTCGGGATACTCGGCATGGGGGCGATAGGGAAGGCCATAGCGAGGCGAGTCAAGGCGCTCGGCACGGAAGTGGTGTACTGGTCGCGCTCGAGGAAGAAAGACATTGAAGAAGAGGTTAACGCGAAGTACCTCCCGCTCGAGGAGGTTCTCAAAAGCGCTGACATCGTTGTTTTGGCCCTCCCTGCAACGCCGGAAACCTACCACATCATCAACGAGGAACGCCTAAAGCTCATGGAAGGGAAATACCTCGTCAACATCGGCCGCGGAAGCCTCGTGGATGAGGAGGCCCTCGTAAAGGCACTGAAAGATGGAAAGCTGAAGGGCTACGCCACGGACGTCTTCGAGAGGGAGCCCGTTACCGAGCACGAGCTCTTCGGCATGGAGTGGGAGACTGTTCTAACGCCGCACCACGCTGGTCTGAGCAGGGAAGCAATGGAGGACATGGGCTTTCGGGCTGTGGAGAACCTTCTCACCGTTCTCCGGGGTGAGGTTCTAGGAGACCTAGTTAATCGGGAGGTTCTAAAGGTCAGGCCGATTGAGGAGGTAAAGATGCTCTGA